The DNA region ACACCAATGTTTTATCCGAAATGAAAAAGTCAAACCCCAATCCCAGGGTTAAGGCGTTTATAGAAACTATACCTGAGGATGATATTCTCATCAGCGTCATCTCTGTGGGAGAAATTTTCTTTGGCATTGAAAGATTACCAGAAGGGAACAAGAAGGCTGATCTCTCCTTATGGTTTCACCATGAGATACTGGGGGTGAATGAAAACCACATTCTTCCCCTGGATACTGAGGTGATGCTGGAATGGGCAAGGCTTCGCGCCAAGGCAAAACAGACCCTATCCCCCAATAACTCCCTCATTGCCGCCACTATCCTCACCCACCGCTTGACCCTGGTAACCCGGAACACCCGGGACTTTGATGCAGTGGAAGGGCTTAACCTAATCAATCCCTGGGATTAACCAGGCAGCTTTAGTAATTAATTCTTCATTTTTTTCCCTGACTAAAGCATTTTTTCTGCCCGCCGCATATAGATAGCGGAGGCGGAAAAAGTGCAGGAAGACGGATCAACAAATCTAATCTCCCGGGAACCTATGGCAGACGCCGAAATCCCCGATCCCGTAACCCTGGCGGTTACAAAACTCTTCGGCCTGTCCTATCTGTTCCCCTACCAGCGGCTGGTGGTGACGAATATCCTTGAGGCGGCGGAAGCTGCGGGGGTCCCGGTCCATTGGCCGGAAAACTCCCGGGAGAGCGCCAGGGAAAACCCACTTCCTGCGGGCACAGACTCAGAGGAAAGCCCAGAGGGCACCAAAGTTGCTCCAGGCGAAACCGGAGTGTCAATAGATGAGACAGATGTCTCCGCAGACGAAACCGACCGCGCCGCCATGGGCCGGCAGATAGTAATACTGCCCACCGGGGCGGGGAAGTCCCTCTGTTTCCAACTGCCGGCAATGCTGCTGGAAGGGCCAACCCTGGTGATCTACCCCATCCTGTCCCTCATGGCGGATCAGGAACGGCGTTTGCAGGAACGGGGCTTTGCGCCGGTGATACTCCGGGGTGGCCAGAGCCGGGAGGAACGGGAGGCTATTTGGCAAAAAGTAGAAACCGGGGAAAGCCGGTTCATCATCGCCAACCCGGAGGTGCTGCTGACCCCGAGGGTGATGGAAAAACTGGGAACCCTGGGAATAGTTCACGTGGTGATCGACGAGGCTCATACTGTAAGCGAATGGGGGGAAAGTTTCAGGCCCAGCTATCTGCGCATCGGGGAAATTATCCAGGCCGCCTCAGCAAAGAGCAACACTGATTCCGCCCCCGGCCTGCCCATGGTAACAGCCTTTACTGCCACCGCATCAAGCCCGGTGCTGAACAATATCCGGAAGTATATCTTCGGCGAGACCGAGGCGCACAGTATTATTGGCAATCCTGACCGCAGCAATATTAGCTATACTGCTCAGGGCTGCATGCTCCGGAACCTGGCGGTACGGGATCTGCTAATCCTGAATCAGCGGCCGGCGATAGTGTTTTGCTCGTCCCGGAACGGGACGGAGAAGCTGGCCCGGTATTTGCAGAACGAGCTGGGGGAACTGGATCTTCCCTGGGCCCGGGAAATACGGTTCTACCATGCAGGCTTAAGCCGGGAAGAAAAGACCGAAGTGGAGAAGTGGTTCTTCAAAAACCCGGAAGCAGTATTACTGGCAACTTGCGCTTACGGGATGGGGGTGGACAAGGCGGATATCAGAACCGTGATACACCGGGACTGCCCGCCTTCGGTGGAGGCCTACCTCCAGGAATCGGGCCGGGCCGGACGGGACGGTTTGCCCTCAAAGGCGGTGTTGCTCTGGGGGCCTGACGACGACCTGGCCCTGAAGCGGGCCCGGAACGAAGCGGATAAGCAGCGCTTGGAGGCACTGTTCCGGTACGCTCGTGATACCGGGGGGTGCAGGAGGGAGACACTACTGGCCCTTCTCAACTACGAGGGGAGCGGGGAAAAGCCCGAATCGGATTGCTGCGATGTTTGTAACGGTGAGGCCCAGGGGGAGCTGAGGGAGGAGGAGAGCCTGCTGAGTTTTTTCCGCAGGAACCGTCGCTCCTATACACGGGAGGAGGCGATTCCGGTTCTGGTCAGGGCAGAAGGGGTGCGCTGGTCGGAAGAGAACGTCAAGAACGCTATAGGGCGACTGCTCAGAACCGGGGCATTAAAAAAGAGTAAGTATTTTCCCTGGAAGAACAAGCTCACGGTACCCAGGAAAAGATAGGCGGTACTTCCGGCGTTCCGGCTAAAGCCGGCGTTTCCTGGGGCAAACTAGTGCTACTCTTCCAGCCCCAGTTCGTCGACCCCGCCCTCTTCTTCGGCAGGTACTTCCTCGGGCTTTCCC from Treponema primitia ZAS-2 includes:
- a CDS encoding type II toxin-antitoxin system VapC family toxin, yielding MKYLLDTNVLSEMKKSNPNPRVKAFIETIPEDDILISVISVGEIFFGIERLPEGNKKADLSLWFHHEILGVNENHILPLDTEVMLEWARLRAKAKQTLSPNNSLIAATILTHRLTLVTRNTRDFDAVEGLNLINPWD
- a CDS encoding RecQ family ATP-dependent DNA helicase, encoding MQEDGSTNLISREPMADAEIPDPVTLAVTKLFGLSYLFPYQRLVVTNILEAAEAAGVPVHWPENSRESARENPLPAGTDSEESPEGTKVAPGETGVSIDETDVSADETDRAAMGRQIVILPTGAGKSLCFQLPAMLLEGPTLVIYPILSLMADQERRLQERGFAPVILRGGQSREEREAIWQKVETGESRFIIANPEVLLTPRVMEKLGTLGIVHVVIDEAHTVSEWGESFRPSYLRIGEIIQAASAKSNTDSAPGLPMVTAFTATASSPVLNNIRKYIFGETEAHSIIGNPDRSNISYTAQGCMLRNLAVRDLLILNQRPAIVFCSSRNGTEKLARYLQNELGELDLPWAREIRFYHAGLSREEKTEVEKWFFKNPEAVLLATCAYGMGVDKADIRTVIHRDCPPSVEAYLQESGRAGRDGLPSKAVLLWGPDDDLALKRARNEADKQRLEALFRYARDTGGCRRETLLALLNYEGSGEKPESDCCDVCNGEAQGELREEESLLSFFRRNRRSYTREEAIPVLVRAEGVRWSEENVKNAIGRLLRTGALKKSKYFPWKNKLTVPRKR